One segment of Nocardioides sp. QY071 DNA contains the following:
- the infC gene encoding translation initiation factor IF-3 — protein MSTELRINERIRVPEVRLVGPNGETVGIVPTDQALKLAQEADLDLVEIAPMGKPPVCKLMDYGKFKYENAQKAREARRNQTNVIIKEMKLRPKIDAHDYETKKGHVVRFLKAGDKVKITIMFRGREQHRPELGYRLLQKLAEDVQELGFVESNPKQDGRNMTMVIGPHKKKAEAKLEVKAAKQEAAAERAAEQAAEHAERTAVQPSSTKKAKRANEALDPDIDL, from the coding sequence ATCAGCACCGAGCTGCGCATCAACGAGCGGATCCGGGTTCCCGAGGTCCGTCTCGTGGGACCCAACGGCGAGACCGTCGGCATCGTCCCCACCGACCAGGCCCTCAAGCTCGCGCAGGAGGCCGACCTGGACCTGGTGGAGATCGCCCCGATGGGGAAGCCCCCCGTCTGCAAGCTCATGGACTACGGGAAGTTCAAGTACGAGAACGCCCAGAAGGCCCGTGAGGCGCGACGGAACCAGACCAACGTCATCATCAAGGAGATGAAGCTCCGGCCCAAGATCGACGCGCACGACTACGAGACCAAGAAGGGTCACGTCGTTCGCTTCCTCAAGGCCGGCGACAAGGTCAAGATCACGATCATGTTCCGCGGCCGCGAGCAGCACCGCCCCGAGCTGGGCTACCGACTGCTGCAGAAGCTGGCCGAGGACGTCCAGGAGCTGGGCTTCGTGGAGTCCAACCCCAAGCAGGACGGCCGCAACATGACGATGGTCATCGGCCCGCACAAGAAGAAGGCCGAGGCCAAGCTCGAGGTGAAGGCCGCGAAGCAGGAGGCCGCCGCGGAGCGCGCCGCCGAGCAGGCCGCCGAGCACGCCGAGCGGACCGCCGTGCAG
- a CDS encoding SseB family protein yields the protein MTASPNERPDARRLQGSEYVDDDGGADATLARALAGHEAGTTPYPEALAALAPARLLVPVVALLGEAEVGEDGLARDKSSDMAAVLLTGADGRLALLAFTDLAALAAWDPQARPVPVAAHLAAATAVQEGAQALVVDVAGPHTFVLADDDLHRIASGWTPVRLEDGDWAWLGAAD from the coding sequence GTGACCGCATCGCCGAACGAGCGTCCCGACGCCCGCCGCCTGCAGGGCTCGGAGTACGTCGACGACGACGGCGGTGCCGATGCCACCCTGGCTCGGGCGCTGGCCGGCCACGAGGCCGGGACGACGCCGTACCCGGAGGCGCTCGCCGCCCTGGCCCCGGCCAGGCTGCTGGTCCCGGTCGTCGCGCTCCTCGGCGAGGCCGAGGTCGGCGAGGACGGGCTCGCGCGCGACAAGTCGAGCGACATGGCGGCCGTGCTGCTCACCGGCGCCGACGGCCGGCTCGCGCTGCTCGCGTTCACCGACCTCGCCGCGCTGGCCGCGTGGGACCCGCAGGCGCGTCCGGTCCCGGTCGCCGCGCACCTCGCCGCCGCCACCGCCGTGCAGGAGGGCGCGCAGGCGCTGGTGGTCGACGTGGCCGGCCCGCACACCTTCGTCCTCGCCGACGACGACCTGCACCGGATCGCGTCCGGCTGGACCCCCGTCCGGCTCGAGGACGGCGACTGGGCCTGGCTGGGTGCCGCGGATTAG
- a CDS encoding amino acid deaminase/aldolase: MQHHPPASSIARTRLAARLREAVAAWREPLSTPVFVVDLDAFDANAADLARRAGGTPIRVASKSIRVPALVSRALAADGFAGVLAYTLAEALWLAEEDVCDDIVVAYPSVDRAALAALVASPRAASRITIMVDDVAHLDLVDSLRASTAVPVRVALDIDAGLRWGGQAVGPKRSPLYDVGAVTSLARTVIDRKGFQLVGVMTYEGQVAGVPDAVPHQRAKSAIVRKLKQLSVAQLQVRRTAMIEALDALKGYGDFAGIEFWNAGGSGSIESSAADPVVTEVTAGSGLLAPTLFDHYESFSPIPAAFFGLPVTRRPSADVATVHGGGLIASGPTGSDRAPTPWAPPGLSLTGLEGAGEVQTPLVGTNAGRLAIGDLVWFRHAKSGEPFEHGRTALLLQGERFVEEVPTYRGHGLAF; this comes from the coding sequence ATGCAGCACCACCCCCCTGCGTCGTCGATCGCGCGCACCAGGCTCGCCGCGCGCCTGCGCGAGGCAGTCGCTGCCTGGCGCGAGCCCCTGTCCACGCCGGTGTTCGTCGTCGACCTCGACGCTTTCGACGCCAACGCGGCCGACCTGGCCCGCCGGGCCGGCGGTACGCCGATCCGGGTCGCGTCGAAGTCGATCCGGGTGCCGGCGCTGGTGAGCCGGGCGCTGGCGGCCGACGGGTTCGCCGGAGTGCTGGCCTACACGCTCGCCGAGGCGCTGTGGCTGGCCGAGGAGGACGTGTGCGACGACATCGTGGTCGCCTACCCGAGCGTCGACCGGGCCGCGCTGGCCGCGCTGGTCGCCTCGCCGCGGGCGGCCTCGCGGATCACGATCATGGTCGACGACGTCGCCCACCTCGACCTCGTCGACAGCCTGCGGGCCTCCACGGCGGTGCCGGTGCGGGTGGCGCTCGACATCGACGCCGGGCTGCGCTGGGGCGGACAGGCGGTCGGCCCCAAGCGCTCCCCCCTGTACGACGTCGGCGCGGTCACCTCGCTCGCCCGGACCGTGATCGACCGCAAGGGCTTCCAGCTGGTCGGGGTGATGACCTACGAGGGCCAGGTGGCCGGCGTACCGGACGCGGTGCCGCACCAGCGGGCGAAGTCGGCGATCGTGCGCAAGCTCAAGCAGCTCTCGGTCGCGCAGCTGCAGGTGCGTCGTACCGCGATGATCGAGGCGCTCGACGCCCTCAAGGGGTACGGCGACTTCGCGGGCATCGAGTTCTGGAACGCCGGTGGCTCGGGGTCGATCGAGTCGTCGGCCGCGGACCCGGTCGTGACCGAGGTGACGGCCGGTTCAGGCCTGCTGGCGCCCACGCTGTTCGACCACTACGAGTCCTTCTCCCCCATCCCGGCGGCCTTCTTCGGGCTGCCCGTCACCCGGCGGCCCTCGGCCGACGTCGCGACGGTGCACGGCGGCGGCCTGATCGCCTCCGGCCCCACCGGCTCCGACCGGGCGCCGACGCCGTGGGCACCCCCGGGCCTGAGCCTGACCGGGCTCGAGGGCGCCGGCGAGGTGCAGACGCCCTTGGTCGGCACCAACGCCGGGCGGCTCGCGATCGGCGACCTGGTGTGGTTCCGGCACGCCAAGTCGGGCGAGCCGTTCGAGCACGGCCGCACCGCGCTGCTCCTGCAGGGCGAGCGGTTCGTCGAGGAGGTCCCGACCTACCGTGGCCACGGCCTCGCCTTCTGA
- a CDS encoding 4-amino-4-deoxy-L-arabinose transferase, protein MATASPSDILAATLSRPPTLGAGRLICIDGLAGSGKTTLARALAALAPEAVVLGTDEMLEGWRGLPGLGASVEALLLPLAAGQPGQWRRWDWYADGWDGTFVVDPGPLLVLEGVGSAAASYASLVTLTVWVEADLDVRLARWLERDGEQMRPHWDAWLADEEALHAQEGTRARADLVVRT, encoded by the coding sequence GTGGCCACGGCCTCGCCTTCTGACATCCTCGCCGCGACCCTGTCGCGGCCGCCGACGCTCGGGGCGGGACGGCTGATCTGCATCGACGGGCTGGCCGGTTCGGGCAAGACCACGCTGGCCCGCGCGCTGGCGGCCCTGGCACCGGAGGCGGTCGTGCTCGGCACCGACGAGATGCTCGAGGGCTGGCGCGGGCTGCCGGGGCTGGGCGCCTCGGTCGAGGCGCTGCTGCTCCCCCTCGCCGCCGGGCAGCCCGGGCAGTGGCGGCGCTGGGACTGGTACGCCGACGGCTGGGACGGGACGTTCGTCGTCGACCCCGGGCCGCTGCTCGTGCTCGAGGGCGTCGGCAGCGCGGCGGCGTCGTACGCGTCACTGGTGACGTTGACGGTGTGGGTCGAGGCGGACCTCGACGTGCGCCTGGCGAGGTGGCTGGAGCGCGACGGCGAGCAGATGCGGCCGCACTGGGACGCGTGGCTGGCCGACGAGGAGGCACTGCACGCCCAGGAGGGGACGCGGGCGCGGGCGGACCTGGTCGTGCGCACCTAG
- a CDS encoding aldose 1-epimerase family protein: protein MTAPTGEQYVLSSHGYRAVVTQGSGALRSLTYGGRELVDGFAEDAMPSGGRGQLLVPWPNRIRDGRYTFEGSTQQLALTEPKRGNASHGLVRWAAWTLASAAPDRVELSYFLPAQTGYPWALALTTAYALGADGLTVTQAATNLATSAAPYASGAHPYLLAGPGPCDGWTIDLGAATVLEVDPERLLPTGTAPAEGLVTSPLGGTVLNHALTDLARDADGRATVTLRSGDAGVALWVDEHHRWLQVYTGDDTPTPRVSVAVEPMTAPPDAFNSGEDLVVLAPGETFAASWGIRAL from the coding sequence GTGACCGCACCCACCGGCGAGCAGTACGTCCTGTCCTCCCACGGCTACCGCGCCGTCGTCACGCAGGGCAGTGGCGCGCTGCGGTCGCTGACGTACGGCGGCCGCGAGCTGGTCGACGGGTTCGCGGAGGACGCGATGCCGTCGGGTGGGCGGGGGCAGCTGCTGGTGCCGTGGCCGAACCGGATCCGGGACGGGCGCTACACCTTCGAGGGGAGCACCCAACAGCTCGCGCTGACCGAGCCGAAGCGGGGCAATGCGTCGCACGGGCTGGTGCGGTGGGCGGCGTGGACGTTGGCGTCCGCGGCGCCGGACCGGGTGGAGCTGTCGTACTTCCTGCCCGCGCAGACGGGCTATCCGTGGGCGCTGGCGCTGACGACGGCGTACGCGCTGGGGGCGGACGGGCTGACGGTCACGCAGGCGGCGACAAACCTGGCGACGTCGGCGGCGCCGTACGCATCGGGGGCACATCCCTACCTGCTGGCCGGGCCGGGACCGTGCGACGGATGGACGATCGACCTCGGCGCGGCGACGGTGCTGGAGGTGGACCCGGAGCGGCTGCTGCCGACCGGGACGGCGCCGGCCGAGGGGCTGGTGACCTCTCCGCTGGGCGGCACGGTGCTCAACCACGCGTTGACCGACCTGGCTCGCGACGCGGACGGCCGGGCGACGGTGACCCTGCGGTCCGGCGACGCGGGGGTGGCGCTGTGGGTCGACGAGCACCACCGGTGGCTGCAGGTCTACACCGGCGACGACACCCCGACACCGCGGGTCAGCGTCGCCGTCGAGCCGATGACCGCTCCCCCGGACGCCTTCAACTCCGGCGAGGACCTGGTGGTGCTGGCGCCCGGCGAGACCTTCGCGGCCTCCTGGGGCATTCGCGCCCTCTGA
- a CDS encoding PH domain-containing protein, whose product MTSSPDLPTLPRTWRPFGPRMAAAVFAVILVGAFAWLWVNFDDQTKAAVNNLEKGTVAFFILLGLALLNALARSRVVAREDGLTVVNGYRTRRFAWSEVGTVRFPQGAPWPHLDLGDDERVSLLGIHASDGARAARAIRELRAVVAAHQG is encoded by the coding sequence GTGACCTCTTCGCCCGACCTGCCCACGCTGCCGCGGACCTGGCGGCCCTTCGGACCACGGATGGCCGCCGCGGTCTTCGCGGTGATCCTCGTGGGCGCCTTCGCCTGGCTCTGGGTGAACTTCGACGACCAGACCAAGGCCGCGGTCAACAACCTGGAGAAGGGGACCGTCGCCTTCTTCATCCTGCTCGGCCTGGCGCTGCTCAACGCCCTGGCCCGCTCCCGGGTGGTCGCCCGCGAGGACGGGCTCACCGTCGTCAACGGCTACCGCACCCGTCGCTTCGCCTGGAGCGAGGTCGGCACGGTCCGGTTCCCTCAGGGTGCCCCGTGGCCGCACCTCGACCTCGGCGACGACGAGCGGGTCTCCCTGCTCGGCATCCACGCCTCCGACGGTGCCCGCGCCGCCAGGGCGATCCGCGAGCTGCGCGCGGTCGTCGCCGCCCACCAGGGCTGA
- the hisG gene encoding ATP phosphoribosyltransferase, producing the protein MLKIAVPNKGALSEAASGMLREAGYAQRSDSKQLTKIDPDNEVEFFYLRPRDIALYVGEGTLDAGITGRDLLLDSHATATEALQLGFGRSKFRFAARPGTAEKVEDLAGKRIATSYDGVVKRYLAERGIEASVVRLDGAVETSIQLGVADVIADVVETGSTLRNAGLEVFGDVILESEGVMITRPDADPSALEVFTRRLQGVLVARAYVMMDYDIRAEKVEQAIALTPGIESPTVSPLHREGWVAVRSMVQRATAQRVMDELFALGARAILTTDIHACRL; encoded by the coding sequence ATGCTCAAGATCGCCGTCCCCAACAAGGGGGCCCTGTCCGAGGCTGCCTCCGGCATGCTCCGCGAGGCGGGCTACGCCCAGCGCTCGGACTCCAAGCAGCTCACCAAGATCGACCCCGACAACGAGGTCGAGTTCTTCTACCTGCGTCCGCGCGACATCGCGCTGTACGTCGGCGAGGGCACCCTCGACGCCGGCATCACCGGCCGCGACCTGCTCCTCGACTCCCACGCGACCGCGACCGAGGCGCTCCAGCTGGGCTTCGGCCGCTCGAAGTTCCGCTTCGCCGCCCGCCCCGGCACCGCCGAGAAGGTCGAGGACCTGGCGGGCAAGCGGATCGCGACCTCCTACGACGGCGTGGTCAAGCGCTACCTCGCCGAGCGCGGCATCGAGGCCTCGGTCGTCCGTCTCGACGGCGCGGTCGAGACCAGCATCCAGCTCGGCGTGGCCGACGTGATCGCCGACGTCGTGGAGACCGGCTCCACCCTGCGCAACGCGGGCCTGGAGGTGTTCGGCGACGTCATCCTCGAGTCCGAGGGGGTGATGATCACCCGCCCCGACGCCGACCCGAGCGCGCTCGAGGTCTTCACCCGGCGCCTGCAGGGCGTCCTGGTCGCTCGCGCGTACGTGATGATGGACTACGACATCCGTGCGGAGAAGGTCGAGCAGGCCATCGCGCTGACTCCCGGCATCGAGAGCCCCACCGTCAGCCCGCTCCACCGCGAGGGCTGGGTCGCGGTCCGCTCCATGGTGCAGCGGGCCACCGCCCAACGGGTGATGGACGAGCTGTTCGCCCTCGGCGCCCGCGCGATCCTCACCACCGACATCCACGCCTGCCGGCTCTGA
- a CDS encoding phosphoribosyl-ATP diphosphatase: MKTFDELFAELSEKAQTRPEGSGTVRQLDAGVHAIGKKLIEEAAESWMAAEHEGKDATALEISQLLYHAQVLMIASGLSLDDVYAHL, from the coding sequence GTGAAGACGTTCGACGAGCTGTTCGCAGAGCTCAGCGAGAAGGCACAGACGCGGCCCGAGGGGTCCGGCACCGTCCGGCAGCTCGACGCCGGCGTCCATGCGATCGGCAAGAAGCTGATCGAGGAGGCCGCTGAGTCCTGGATGGCCGCCGAGCACGAGGGCAAGGACGCCACGGCCCTGGAGATCAGCCAGCTGCTGTACCACGCCCAGGTCCTCATGATCGCGAGCGGACTCTCGCTCGACGACGTCTACGCACACCTCTGA
- the ribH gene encoding 6,7-dimethyl-8-ribityllumazine synthase, translating to MAGHGAPDIAPTDCHDLRVAVVAASWHTEVMDGLIAGAQRAFADHKVEAPVVVRVPGTFELPVTADALAPSYDAVIALGVVIRGGTPHFEYVCSAATDGLTRVSLDHHIPIGFGVLTCDDEAQALDRAGLEGSHEDKGYEAASAALQTAATLKKIRSRGYTG from the coding sequence ATGGCCGGACACGGCGCCCCCGACATCGCCCCCACCGACTGCCACGACCTGCGGGTCGCGGTCGTCGCGGCGAGCTGGCACACCGAGGTCATGGACGGGCTGATCGCCGGCGCGCAGCGGGCCTTCGCCGACCACAAGGTCGAGGCGCCGGTCGTGGTGCGGGTCCCCGGCACCTTCGAGCTGCCCGTCACCGCCGACGCCCTCGCTCCGTCGTACGACGCCGTGATCGCGCTCGGCGTGGTCATCCGGGGCGGCACCCCGCACTTCGAGTACGTCTGCAGCGCCGCCACCGACGGCCTCACGCGGGTCTCCCTCGACCACCACATTCCGATCGGCTTCGGGGTGCTCACCTGCGACGACGAGGCGCAGGCGCTGGACCGCGCCGGCCTCGAGGGCTCGCACGAGGACAAGGGCTACGAGGCGGCCTCGGCCGCGCTGCAGACCGCGGCCACGCTGAAGAAGATCCGCAGCCGCGGCTACACGGGCTGA
- a CDS encoding bifunctional 3,4-dihydroxy-2-butanone-4-phosphate synthase/GTP cyclohydrolase II yields MSVRLDPVERAIADIAAGRAVVVVDDEDRENEGDIIFAASKATPELMAFTIRYSSGVICAPMPGAMLDRLEIPLMTPHNKDAYRTAYTISVDARDGVSTGISAADRAHTVRVLADSATEPWELTRPGHVFPLRYREGGVLVRRGHTEAAVDLCRLAGLTPTGVLVEVVNDDGTMKRAPELRAFADEHGLAMISIEDLVRYRRRVETHVVREAETSLPTSHGDFTAIGYTITVDGSEHVALVYGDPATLADGGPVLTRVHSECLTGDVFGSSRCDCGPQLNEAMDRIVEEGRGVVIYLRGHEGRGIGLVAKLQAYQLQDGGRDTVDANLDLGLPADARHYGAATQILKDLGVSDVRLLTNNPDKVASLEDYGVTVSERVPLTPHPNGHNLAYLLTKRDRMGHDLPDLDLEGVN; encoded by the coding sequence ATGTCGGTGCGACTGGACCCGGTCGAGCGCGCGATCGCCGACATCGCGGCGGGCAGGGCCGTCGTCGTCGTCGACGACGAGGACCGCGAGAACGAGGGCGACATCATCTTCGCCGCCAGCAAGGCGACGCCGGAGCTGATGGCGTTCACGATCCGCTACTCCAGCGGCGTCATCTGCGCCCCGATGCCCGGCGCCATGCTCGATCGGCTCGAGATCCCGCTGATGACCCCGCACAACAAGGACGCCTACCGCACGGCGTACACCATCTCGGTGGACGCCCGCGACGGCGTCAGCACCGGCATCTCCGCCGCCGACCGCGCCCACACCGTGCGGGTCCTCGCCGACTCGGCCACCGAGCCGTGGGAGCTGACCCGTCCGGGCCACGTTTTCCCGCTGCGCTACCGCGAGGGCGGCGTCCTGGTCCGACGCGGCCACACCGAGGCCGCCGTCGACCTGTGCCGCCTCGCCGGCCTGACCCCGACCGGCGTGCTCGTCGAGGTGGTCAACGACGACGGCACCATGAAGCGAGCCCCCGAGCTGCGCGCGTTCGCCGACGAGCACGGCTTGGCGATGATCTCGATCGAGGACCTGGTCCGCTACCGGCGCCGCGTCGAGACCCACGTCGTGCGCGAGGCGGAGACCAGCCTGCCCACCAGTCACGGCGACTTCACCGCGATCGGCTACACGATCACCGTCGACGGCAGCGAGCATGTCGCCCTCGTGTACGGCGATCCGGCCACCCTCGCGGACGGCGGACCGGTGCTCACCCGGGTGCACTCGGAGTGCCTGACCGGCGACGTCTTCGGCTCCAGCCGCTGCGACTGCGGCCCCCAGCTCAACGAGGCGATGGACCGCATCGTCGAGGAGGGCCGCGGCGTCGTGATCTACCTGCGCGGCCACGAGGGCCGGGGGATCGGCCTGGTCGCCAAGCTGCAGGCCTACCAGCTGCAGGACGGCGGCCGCGACACCGTCGACGCCAACCTCGACCTCGGCCTGCCCGCCGACGCCCGGCACTACGGCGCGGCCACGCAGATCCTCAAGGACCTCGGCGTCTCCGACGTGCGGCTGCTGACCAACAACCCCGACAAGGTGGCCTCGCTCGAGGACTACGGCGTGACCGTCAGCGAGCGGGTCCCGCTCACGCCGCACCCCAACGGCCACAACCTCGCCTACCTGCTGACCAAGCGCGACCGGATGGGCCACGACCTGCCCGACCTCGACCTCGAAGGAGTCAACTGA
- a CDS encoding riboflavin synthase yields MFTGIVEELGTVTAVEDQGDAIRLTIASDVTLSDAGLGDSIAVNGCCLTVAERTDTTWTADVMAETLAKTTTGRLHVGDRVNLERAVTAEKRLGGHVVQGHVDAVGEVVARTPSEHWELVEIAMPDELGRYLVDKGSITVDGTSLTVVEAGEHTFTVSLIPETLARTTLGFRAVGDRVNLEVDVIAKHVEKLVRAYTSAPGASSKEN; encoded by the coding sequence ATGTTCACCGGCATCGTCGAGGAGCTCGGCACCGTCACCGCCGTCGAGGACCAGGGGGACGCCATCCGGCTCACCATCGCCTCCGACGTGACGTTGTCCGACGCCGGCCTCGGTGACTCCATCGCCGTCAACGGCTGCTGCCTGACCGTGGCCGAGCGCACCGACACGACCTGGACCGCCGACGTGATGGCCGAGACGCTCGCCAAGACCACCACCGGCCGGCTCCACGTCGGCGACCGGGTCAACCTCGAGCGCGCCGTCACCGCGGAGAAGCGCCTCGGTGGCCACGTCGTGCAGGGCCATGTCGACGCTGTCGGCGAGGTCGTCGCCCGCACCCCTAGCGAGCACTGGGAGCTCGTCGAGATCGCGATGCCCGACGAACTTGGCCGCTACCTCGTCGACAAGGGCTCGATCACCGTCGACGGCACCTCGCTGACGGTCGTCGAGGCCGGCGAGCACACCTTCACCGTGAGCCTGATCCCCGAGACCCTGGCCCGCACGACGCTCGGCTTCCGGGCCGTCGGCGACCGGGTCAACCTCGAGGTCGACGTCATCGCCAAGCACGTCGAGAAGCTCGTCCGTGCCTACACCAGCGCCCCCGGCGCCAGCAGCAAGGAGAACTGA